The Streptomyces sp. TLI_105 DNA segment AGGGCACGGCCGTGATCGTCCGGCGGGGCGAGGGCCTGGTCCTGCGCCTCGGCGACGGCCTGAGCTTCACGGTGACCGTCGACGACGCGGAGTCCGCCGTCCGTGTCATCCGCGCCCGTCTCCGCCACCCCGCCCCGCCGACCCCGCCCGCCGCGACCGGTGTGTGAGCCCGCTCGTGCCTGTGGGGAGCGGGTCCGCGCCGGTCACACGGGCTCCGGGACGAGCCCTACCGCCCTCCTGAGGGACAGGAACGCCCCGTAGACTCCGCTGGGTGAGCGCCACCATCACCCCCGTCGACGCGTCCGGACCCGACACCGCCCCCACGCCGGGCGCCCGGCTGCGGCGGTTCGTGCGGCCGGGGGCGGCTCTGCTGTCCGGGTTCCTGCTCTACCTGAGCTTCCCCCCGCGCCCCCTGTGGTGGCTCGCGCTGCCCGCCTTCGCGCTGCTCGGCTGGACCCTGCGGGGCCGCCGTCCGCGCGCCGGGTTCGGCCTCGGCTACCTCGCGGGGCTCGGCTTCCTGCTTCCGCTCCTCGTGTGGACCGGCGAGGAGGTCGGCGCCGGTCCGTGGCTGGCGCTCGCCGCCGTCGAGGCGCTCTTCGTCGCCGCCGCCGGCCTCGGCATCGCGGCCGTCTCCCGGCTCCCCTGGTGGCCCTTCTTCGCGGCCGGGGTGTGGATCCTCGCGGAGGGGGCACGCGCGCGCGTGCCCTTCGGCGGCTTCCCCTGGGGCAAGGTGGCCTTCGGACAGGCGGACGGCGTCTTCCTGCCGCTCGCCGCCGTCGGCGGCACCCCGGCGCTCGGCTTCGCGGTCGCCCTGTGCGGCTTCGGCCTGTACGAGGCGTGCCGGCGGTTCCACGCGTACCGGGCCACCGGCACCGTCCCGCGCGGCCCGCTCGCCGCCGCGGCGCTCGCGGTCCTCGTCCCGGTCACCGGCGCCCTCGCCGCGCTGCCGCTCGTCGACGACTCCGCCGAGGACGGCACCGCCACCGTCGCGGCCGTCCAGGGCAACGTGCCCCGCCTGGGCCTCGACTTCAACGCCCAGCGCCGGGCCGTCCTCGACAACCACGTGGCCCGCACCCGCGAGCTCGCCAAGGCCGTCGAGGAGGGCCGCGAGCCGCAGCCCGACTTCGTGCTGTGGCCGGAGAACTCCTCCGACATCGACCCGTACGCGAACGCCGACGCGGCCGACGTCATCGACGGCGCCGTCAAGGAGATCGGCGTGCCCACCGTGATCGGCGCCGTCGTCACCCCCGAGACCGGCAAGCTCCGCAACACGCTCATCCAGTGGGACCCCGAGCGAGGCCCCGTCGCCACGTACGACAAGCGGCACGTCCAGCCCTTCGGCGAGTACATCCCGATGCGCTCCTTCGTACGGATCTTCAACAGCAACGTCGACCGGGTGAGCCGGGACTTCGGCGCCGGTACGAAGGTCGGCGTCTTCGACCTCGCCGGTACGAAGGTGGGCCTGGCGACCTGCTACGAGGCGGCCTTCGACTGGGCCGTGCGCGACACCGTCACCCACGGCGCCCAGCTGATCTCCGTCCCCAGCAACAACGCCACCTTCGGCCGCACCGAGATGACCTACCAGCAGCTCGCGATGAGCCGGGTGCGCGCGGTCGAGCACAGCCGGTCGGTCGTCGTGCCCGTGACCAGCGGCGTCAGCGCGATCATCCGCCCCGACGGCGAGATCGTCTCCCGGACGAAGATGTTCACCCCGGACGTCCTCGTCGAGAAGGTGCCGCTGCGCTCCTCGCAGACCCCCGCGACCCGTCTGGGCACCCTGCCCGAGGCCCTGCTCGCGGCGCTCGCGGCGGCAGGGCTCGGCTGGGCCGCCGCCCGCGCGGTGCGCGCCCGCCGGACCCCGGCGGCCTGAACTCGGGCCCGGCCCCGACCAGTAGATGATCTAGGGTCGGGGCATGGGCACTCCTGACTTCATCCGCGAACTGCGCGAGACGGCCGGCCACCAACTGCTCTTCCTGCCGGGCGTCAGCGCCGTCGTCCTCGACGACCGGGGCCGCGTCCTGCTCGGCAAGCGGGCCGACAACGGCCTGTGGGCGGTCATCGGCGGCATCGTCGACCCGGGGGAGCAGCCCGCCGACTGCGCGGTGCGCGAGGTGTTCGAGGAGACCGCGGTGCGCTGTGTGCCCGAGCGGATCGTGCTCGTGGAGACCCTGCGCAAGCCCGTCGTCTACCCGAACGGCGACATCTGCCAGTACATGGACGTCTCGTTCCGCTGCCGGGCGATCGGGGGCGAGGCGAGGGTCAACGACGAGGAGTCGACCGAGGTCGGCTGGTTCGGGATGGACGAGCTGCCGGAGATGAAGCGCTTCTCGTACCTGCGGATCGAGAAGGCGCTCGCCGATGA contains these protein-coding regions:
- a CDS encoding NUDIX domain-containing protein, which translates into the protein MGTPDFIRELRETAGHQLLFLPGVSAVVLDDRGRVLLGKRADNGLWAVIGGIVDPGEQPADCAVREVFEETAVRCVPERIVLVETLRKPVVYPNGDICQYMDVSFRCRAIGGEARVNDEESTEVGWFGMDELPEMKRFSYLRIEKALADEPTWFRTTETS
- the lnt gene encoding apolipoprotein N-acyltransferase, with product MSATITPVDASGPDTAPTPGARLRRFVRPGAALLSGFLLYLSFPPRPLWWLALPAFALLGWTLRGRRPRAGFGLGYLAGLGFLLPLLVWTGEEVGAGPWLALAAVEALFVAAAGLGIAAVSRLPWWPFFAAGVWILAEGARARVPFGGFPWGKVAFGQADGVFLPLAAVGGTPALGFAVALCGFGLYEACRRFHAYRATGTVPRGPLAAAALAVLVPVTGALAALPLVDDSAEDGTATVAAVQGNVPRLGLDFNAQRRAVLDNHVARTRELAKAVEEGREPQPDFVLWPENSSDIDPYANADAADVIDGAVKEIGVPTVIGAVVTPETGKLRNTLIQWDPERGPVATYDKRHVQPFGEYIPMRSFVRIFNSNVDRVSRDFGAGTKVGVFDLAGTKVGLATCYEAAFDWAVRDTVTHGAQLISVPSNNATFGRTEMTYQQLAMSRVRAVEHSRSVVVPVTSGVSAIIRPDGEIVSRTKMFTPDVLVEKVPLRSSQTPATRLGTLPEALLAALAAAGLGWAAARAVRARRTPAA